GCCTCGGGCTGCAGGGTCTGCTTGCCGGCCGGCAGCGCGGCCCGGCGTCGGAAGAAGGAGCCGCCGCCCGCCTCCTCTCGCGCCTGCTCCGGCGCTTTCGCCTCGACGACGATGTCGGGGGCGCGCGCCTGCGCCGCCATTGGCGGCTCGGCCGGCTTCGCTTGAATATCCGCGGGCGCCGTCGCCGTCGTCTCGACATCCGCGGCCCGTTCAGCCGATTTCGCCGGCTCCGGCGCGCCTTCGGCGACGGGCTCCGTCTTCGGCGATTCGGCGGGCGCTTCGTTCAGCTTATCGGGCGCGGCCGCCGCCGCCTCGGGCGCCGTCTGCGGCTTACCCTCTTCGCCCGGCGCTGCGCCCTTGTCACCCGTCTCGTCGGACATAATCGTCATCACGCCAATCCAGAGCCACCCCGAACCAAGCGCCCGAAGGGGCTTGTCGCCAACTGCTTACACTATTGGACATTGTGGCGAATTCAGGAACGGGCGGACATGGTTAACAGGCAGGCGCGCCGGACGATAGCAACCGCCCGGCTCATCCCCTGAAAAATATTGCACACGCTTGAGCTTACGCGAGTTTGCGGAAAAGCAGCGAGGCGTTGGTGCCGCCGAATCCGAAAGAATTCGACAGCGCGACATTGATCTCCCGCTCCCGCGCCGTTTTCGGCACGAGATCGATCGCCGTCTCGACGGAGGGGTTGTCGAGATTGCGGGTCGGCGGCGCGGCGTTGTGCGTCATGGCGAGAATCGTGAAGACCGCCTCGACCGCGCCGGCGCCGCCCAACAGATGGCCGATGGCCGATTTGGTCGACGACATCGAGAGTTTCGGCTCGATATTGCCGATGAGCCGCTCGACCGCCTTGAGTTCGATCTCGTCGCCGAGCGGCGTCGAGGTGCCGTGGGCGTTGACGTAATCGATCTCGCTGACAGGCAGGCCGGACCGCTTCAACGCCGCCTTCATGCAGCGATAGGCGCCGTCGCCGTCCGGCGTCGGCGCGGTGATGTGAAACGCGTCGCCGGACATGCCATAGCCGATCAGCTCGGCGTAAATCTTCGCGCCGCGCGCCTTGGCGTGCTCATATTCCTCGAGCACCACGCAGCCGGCGCCTTCCCCCAGCACGAAGCCGTCGCGGTCCCTGTCATAGGGGCGCGAGGCGTCGGCGGGGCGGTCGTTGAAGCCGGTGGTGAGCGCGCGGCAGGCCGCGAATCCGGCGACGCCGATCCGGTTCACCGGCGATTCGGCGCCGCCCGCCACCATGACGTCCGCGTCGCCCATGGCGATGATGCGCGCCGCGTCGCCGACGGCGTGGGTGCCGGTGGCGCAGGCCGTCACCACGGCGTGGTTCGGCCCCTTGAGGCTGTGCAGGATAGAGACGTAGCCGGCCACGAGATTGATGATGCGGCCCGAGACGAAGAAGGGCGACACGCGGCGCGGACCCTTTTCCTTCAGCGTCAGCGACGTCTCGTAAATGCCGCCGAGGCCGCCAATGCCGGAGCCGATGAGGACGCCGGTCGATTCCTGCTTTTCCGGCGTGTCGGCCTTCCAGCCGGCGTCCGCAAGCGCCTGGGTGGCGGCGGCGACGCCATAGACGATGAAATCGTCGACCTTGCGCTGCTCCTTCGGATCGAACCAGTCGTCCGCATTGAAGGTCCCGTCGGAGCCGTCGCCGCGCGGGATCATGGCCGCGATCTGACAGGCGAGGTCGGAAGTCTCGAAAGTGTCGATGCGGCGGAAGCCGTGCTCGCCGGCGACAAGACGCCGCCAATTCGTTTCGACGCCGCAGCCCAAAGGCGACACGACGCCCAGGCCGGTGACGACCACCCTGCGCATGGCTAACTCTCGAATTCTTGCGGTTCAGTCAAGCAAACCGCCCGTCGATCTGTCGTCGGGCGGCTGAGATGTTCAGACGCGCCAGTTTCGGCGGCGCTTCTGCGGCGTTCCTCAGGCGGCCTTGGCCTTTTCCAGGAACTTCACCGCATCGCCGACGGTCAGAATGGTCTCGGCCGCATCGTCCGGAATTTCGACGCCGAACTCTTCCTCGAAAGCCATGACCAGCTCGACCGTGTCGAGCGAGTCGGCGCCCAGATCGTCGATGAAATTGGCCTTGTCGACGACCTTTTCGGGCTCGACGCCGAGATGTTCGACAACAATCTTCTTCACGCGCTCGGCGACATCGCTCATGTGATTTAGTCCCTGTTGCTGTGGTGCGCTCGCACCGATTCGGCGATGCGGGCGTCGCCCGCTCGCCGTGTCCTCCAAAAGATTTCTTGAGCGCCGACCGCGTTCCGAAGGCGGCGCTCAGCGCTCGAGCCTTTGACTTACGGAAATACGGCGGCGCCGCCCCTCACGCGGCGTCGGTCTGGTAACACACTTCGTTTTCCTTGGCGAGAGGGCCAAAAGGCCCGGGACCCCGGAAAACCGCCAATGCGGGAGCCCGCGGCGCGACGGCGAAAAGCCGCAGGCGCCACCGCTCGCGCGCCGGCCGTCAGATCATCGCCATGCCGCCATTCACATGCAGCGTCTGGCCGGTGACGTAACCGGCCTCCGGGCTCGCCAGATAAACGACCGCGGCGGCGACGTCGGCCCCCGATCCCAGCCGACCGGCCGGCACGCGGGAGAGGATCGCCTGCTTTTGCGCGTCGTTGAGTTCGTCGGTCATCGGGCTTTCGATGAAACCGGGCGCGACGCAATTGACGGTCACGCCGCGCGAAGCGACCTCGCCGGCCAGAGATTTGGACATGCCGATCATGCCGGCCTTCGCCGCCGCATAATTGCCCTGACCCGGATTGCCGGTGACGCCGACCACCGAGGTGATGCCGATGATGCGGCCGAAGCGCTTCTTCATCATGCCGCGCAGCGCGGCGCGCGAGAGCCGGAACGCCGCGGTCAGATTGATCTCCATGACCGCGTCCCAATCCTCGTCCTTGAGGCGCATGAACAGCATGTCCCGCGTGACGCCGGCGTTGTTGACGAGAATGTCGACGCTTCCCATCGCCGCTTCAGCGGCGGGGATCAGCTTGTCGGCGTCGGCGCGGTCGGAGAGATTGCAGGGCAGAACGCAGGTCGCTCCGCCGATCTCGGCGTCGAGCGCGTCGAGCGCCTCCTTGCGGGTGCCGGACAGCGCGACGGCCGCCCCCGCATCGACGAGCGCGCGGGCGATGTCCTTGCCGATGCCCCCGCTCGCGCCGGTGACCAGCGCCGTTTTGCCAGACAGATCGAACATCCCGTGCCTCCCTCCTCCGCACGCCGCTTCGCGCGGCTGCGCATTATTGCGCCCCCCTTTAACCCGAATTCGGGAAATTGCGAGGCCTAAGCGCGCGCGGCGTAAAGAGGATAGGGGAAATTCAGTCTCCGGGGCGCGGCCCGAGGTCTCGAACTGGGAGTCGTTACGGCCGTTCCGGCGCGCCCGTCAGCCTGTGGCCGCGCGAATCCGCAGGGATGTTGGCGCCAGCGAGCAGCCTCCTAACAAATCTGCAAAAAATATGGCTAAGATATTGTTTAAATGCGGCGTTCCAAGCGTGGCGAAAGTACAACACCGCCGCGTTTTCATCGCTTCTACGCCCAAAATCATCCTTGCATTGGTTGCTTTCGAAAGCTCCATTTGAACAGAGTCGCCCCGCTTGGGGTCCGCATCGCGTTTACGCCCGCCAAGTCGGGGCAGGTGCGGGTCATTGGTTCTGACTTGTGCAAAGGATTACCGTTATGAAGTCCACGCTTTCGGCTATCGCTCTGGCGGCCGCTCTCGCCGCCGGCGCGGCGCAGGCCGCGGACCTTCCGTCCCGGAAAGCCCCGCCCCCGGCCTATATCCCGCCCCCGCCGGTTCTGACCTGGACCGGTTTCTACGCCGGTCTCAACCTCGGCGGCGGCTGGCAGGCTCAGTCCTCCAGCAACGCCTGGTGGGGCAACAACTCCAACTCCGGCGGCGTCGTCGGCGGCGGCCAGATCGGCTATAACTACCAGTTCTCGCCCTGGCTCGTGGTCGGCCTCGAGACCGACTTCCAGGGCGCGTCCATCGGCGGCGGCGGGGCGAACAACGCCTGGGCCGTGGCTTGGGGCGGCTGGGGCGGCTCCACCGCCCGCATCAACTGGTTCGGCACGGTTCGCGGCCGCGCCGGCATCACCTTCCCGGGCATGCCCACCCTGCTGCTCTACGGCACGGGCGGCTTCGCCTATGCCGACGTACAGCGTAACTTCTGGTGGAACCAGAACAGCGCCGTTCAGACGGGCTGGACCGTCGGCGGCGGCGGCGAGTGGATGTTCATGCCGAACTGGTCCGCCAAGGTCGAATATCTCTACACGGACGTTTCCGGCAACAACCAGAACTGGGCGTTCAACCCCGGCATTGGCCTCAACAACGTCAACAACCACACCCGCTTCCACACGGTCCGCGCGGGCGTGAACTACCACTTCAACTTTGGCGCGACCGCTCCGGTCCTCGCCAAATACTGATCGGTTTCCGAACCGGTTTCAGAAAGCCCGGCCGGCGCGGCCGGGCTTTTTCTTTTGGATCGTCAGAAGGCGCGATAGGCGTCGAGATCGGCCGGGGCGCCGACCGAGACGGCCGTCGCGCCGGGCGCGATGCGCTTCAAAAGGCCGGCGAGCACCTTGCCCGAGCCGCATTCAACGAATTTGTCGACGCCCTGGCCGGCGATATAGGCGACGCATTCGCGCCAGCGCACCGCGCCCGTCACCTGCTCCACCAGAAGCTTGCGAATCGTCTCCGGATCCGCGGTCGGCAAGGCGGTGACATTGGCGATGACCGGAACCTTCGGAGCCGAGATGGCGGCGGTTGCGAGCGCGGCTTCCATGGCGTCGGCGGCGGGCTGCATCAGGGCGCAATGGAAGGGCGCGGAGACGGGCAGCAGCACGGCGCGCTTGATTCCCTTTTCCCTGGCGATCTCCATCGCCTTCTCGACGGCCGCCTTCGCGCCCGAAATGACGACCTGTCCGCCGCCATTGTCGTTCGCCACCTGGCAGCAAGCGGATAGGCTCGAGGCCGCCTCGCCGGCGATCTCCTTCGCCTGATCGAGCTCCGCGCCGAGCAGCGCCGCCATGGCGCCTTCGCCGACCGGAACGGCCTTCTGCATGGCGTCGCCGCGAATGCGCAGGAGCTTCGCCGTGTCGGCGACGGAGAGCGCCCCGGCGGCGGCGAGCGCTGAATATTCGCCGAGGGAATGGCCGGCGACGAAGGCGGCGTCGCGCGCGAGATCGAGGCCGCATTCGGCCTCCAGAATCCGGATCGCCGCGAGCGAGACCGCCATCAGCGCCGGCTGGGCGTTGGCGGTCAGCGTCAGCTCATTCTCCGGCCCGTCGAACATGAGCGTCGAGAGCGGCTGCGACAGCGCCGAATCGACTTCCTCGAAGACGGCGCGCGCGGGGGCGAAGCTCTCGGCCAGCGCCTTGCCCATGCCCACCGCCTGCGAGCCCTGTCCGGGGAAAATAAAAGCCTTCGCCATGCGCAACCGCCCTTTCCTTCGTGTTCATTTCGCGCCGCGAGTGGCATTGGGGGGCGCGCCATGTCAAGTTTGCCCGAGGGCGCGGGGCGGAGAGCGAAGATGATCGACAAGCATCGCCATTGCGGTTGCGCGCGGGGCTTGAATCGCCGCGCCACTCTCCTCGGCATGGGCTGTGCGGGCCTTGCAGCGGCTTTTGGGACCGCGCCGGCGTCGGCCAGGGCGGTGGTCTCCCGCCCTGCGCGCCGAAGACGAAAGCTTCATGCGGCTGCGGCTCGCGGAAGCGGCGAAGGGCGATTTCTCCTTCGGCGCCGTCATCGCGCGGGAGGGCAAGCTCGCCGCGACCGGCCGCAATAGCGGGATCAGGACCAACGATCCGACGGCCCATGGCAAGATGGTGGCGATCCGCAATTTCTGCGCGTCGCGCCTCGCCGCCGAGCTGAAAGGCGCGACGACCGGCGAGCCCTGCTCCATGTGCATGGGCGCGATTCTCTGGAGCGGCTTCGGGCGGCTGGTCTATGCGGCGTCGATCGATGAGCTTTCGACGCGGATCGGCCAGATCATGACGCCGAGCAAATCGCTCCCCGAGGCCGCGCCATTTGAAACGATCGACATTACGGGCGGCGTGCTGGCGGCGGAGGCGCTGGCGTTGTTTAAATAGGGGCGTCGCCCGCCCGGCAGGAAGCGCCGCCTTATTTCGTGTGGTTGACACTGCCTCCGGTTGGACCCATTTTATGTCCAAATGGAACGGGAATGCTCGTTCGGCGTCGCGGCCTCGGGGAAGCTCGGGGCCTTTCGCTTGTTTAGGGGAAGATTTTCAGGCCATACCCTTTCACTATGCCGCTTGCGCTTCTCCGGAGCTTGGTTTCGATCAAATCGTAGGCCCGGTTGGGCTGCGCCGGATTGATGACATGACGGCCGATGGGATGCGCCACCAGATCGGCGACCTGCAAGCCCGCCGAATTGTGTCTCTTGTCCATGAAGCGAATGTCGAGATTGGGCATGCGACCGACCTGATTTTGTCCATCCGCTATACGACGAAACTCCAATTCAAGTTTGGCGTCTTCGGATTTGCCACGTCGTTCCACAATCACATGCGTCGCTCGGCTTGATTGGCCACGCTCATGGAGCCATCTCTGCAATCTTTCGCACAATCCCGTTCACCCGTTCAATAAACGAGGCTCTCACCATCGGATTGAGAAGAATGCTGAACTCGACATGGGCCTTTCGGATCTCATGACTATGCAACACCACGCAGTCATGGCCGAAAAATTCGAACTTGAGGCGCTGCACCAACGGCACAACGGTTTCCACGTAGGCGCGCTTTTCGAAAATGCAGAACGCCAGGACGAAAACAGGATTTTGAGGATTTATGGACGTCAGGCTATGGTCGCCGCTCTCGTCGACATACGCGATGTAATCGCTGAAATTCATTCGATGGTCGATCTAAGAAAGAAAGCGGCGTGTTGAACCCGGATTAACCGGTGGCGCGCGAGCGTCGCCACCATCCAGTACGGACAGCATTTCGAACCTACCCCGCCGGCCTGTTCCGCACCAGCTCCTCCACCACACCGGGGTCCGCCAGAGTCGACGTATCGCCCAGAGCGCCAAACTCCCCTTCCGCGATCTTGCGCAAGATCCGCCGCATGATCTTGCCCGAGCGCGTTTTGGGCAGGCCCGGGGCGAACTGGATCACGTCGGGGGAGGCGATCGGGCCGATCTCCTCGCGCACCCATTTGACCAGCTCCTTGCGCAGATGCTCGGTCGGATGCGCGCCTTCCATCAGCGTCACATAGGCGTAGATGCCCTGGCCCTTGAGATCGTGCGGATAGCCGACCACTGCGGCTTCCGAGACTTTCTCATGCGCGACGAGGGCGCTTTCGATTTCC
The nucleotide sequence above comes from Methylocystis parvus OBBP. Encoded proteins:
- a CDS encoding DUF3800 domain-containing protein yields the protein MNFSDYIAYVDESGDHSLTSINPQNPVFVLAFCIFEKRAYVETVVPLVQRLKFEFFGHDCVVLHSHEIRKAHVEFSILLNPMVRASFIERVNGIVRKIAEMAP
- a CDS encoding acyl carrier protein, which gives rise to MSDVAERVKKIVVEHLGVEPEKVVDKANFIDDLGADSLDTVELVMAFEEEFGVEIPDDAAETILTVGDAVKFLEKAKAA
- a CDS encoding DUF3800 domain-containing protein, giving the protein MIVERRGKSEDAKLELEFRRIADGQNQVGRMPNLDIRFMDKRHNSAGLQVADLVAHPIGRHVINPAQPNRAYDLIETKLRRSASGIVKGYGLKIFP
- the fabD gene encoding ACP S-malonyltransferase — encoded protein: MAKAFIFPGQGSQAVGMGKALAESFAPARAVFEEVDSALSQPLSTLMFDGPENELTLTANAQPALMAVSLAAIRILEAECGLDLARDAAFVAGHSLGEYSALAAAGALSVADTAKLLRIRGDAMQKAVPVGEGAMAALLGAELDQAKEIAGEAASSLSACCQVANDNGGGQVVISGAKAAVEKAMEIAREKGIKRAVLLPVSAPFHCALMQPAADAMEAALATAAISAPKVPVIANVTALPTADPETIRKLLVEQVTGAVRWRECVAYIAGQGVDKFVECGSGKVLAGLLKRIAPGATAVSVGAPADLDAYRAF
- the fabF gene encoding beta-ketoacyl-ACP synthase II, which encodes MRRVVVTGLGVVSPLGCGVETNWRRLVAGEHGFRRIDTFETSDLACQIAAMIPRGDGSDGTFNADDWFDPKEQRKVDDFIVYGVAAATQALADAGWKADTPEKQESTGVLIGSGIGGLGGIYETSLTLKEKGPRRVSPFFVSGRIINLVAGYVSILHSLKGPNHAVVTACATGTHAVGDAARIIAMGDADVMVAGGAESPVNRIGVAGFAACRALTTGFNDRPADASRPYDRDRDGFVLGEGAGCVVLEEYEHAKARGAKIYAELIGYGMSGDAFHITAPTPDGDGAYRCMKAALKRSGLPVSEIDYVNAHGTSTPLGDEIELKAVERLIGNIEPKLSMSSTKSAIGHLLGGAGAVEAVFTILAMTHNAAPPTRNLDNPSVETAIDLVPKTAREREINVALSNSFGFGGTNASLLFRKLA
- a CDS encoding outer membrane protein, which gives rise to MKSTLSAIALAAALAAGAAQAADLPSRKAPPPAYIPPPPVLTWTGFYAGLNLGGGWQAQSSSNAWWGNNSNSGGVVGGGQIGYNYQFSPWLVVGLETDFQGASIGGGGANNAWAVAWGGWGGSTARINWFGTVRGRAGITFPGMPTLLLYGTGGFAYADVQRNFWWNQNSAVQTGWTVGGGGEWMFMPNWSAKVEYLYTDVSGNNQNWAFNPGIGLNNVNNHTRFHTVRAGVNYHFNFGATAPVLAKY
- a CDS encoding nucleoside deaminase, encoding MRLRLAEAAKGDFSFGAVIAREGKLAATGRNSGIRTNDPTAHGKMVAIRNFCASRLAAELKGATTGEPCSMCMGAILWSGFGRLVYAASIDELSTRIGQIMTPSKSLPEAAPFETIDITGGVLAAEALALFK
- the fabG gene encoding 3-oxoacyl-[acyl-carrier-protein] reductase, with protein sequence MFDLSGKTALVTGASGGIGKDIARALVDAGAAVALSGTRKEALDALDAEIGGATCVLPCNLSDRADADKLIPAAEAAMGSVDILVNNAGVTRDMLFMRLKDEDWDAVMEINLTAAFRLSRAALRGMMKKRFGRIIGITSVVGVTGNPGQGNYAAAKAGMIGMSKSLAGEVASRGVTVNCVAPGFIESPMTDELNDAQKQAILSRVPAGRLGSGADVAAAVVYLASPEAGYVTGQTLHVNGGMAMI